The following proteins are encoded in a genomic region of Leptospira yasudae:
- a CDS encoding PrsW family glutamic-type intramembrane protease has product MFLFLGFEEFFLALVKFGTAVSAAGFYWFFYRNTYYHPNRVSFDLSAIFSGVLTVGLAIFPELFIQTHLDENSYFDRAFQGSSLLEEVPKLIVILWYFKGLKSLYNASDGIYFGLTLGASFGLVENLLYAPILEFWPLFLRAVTSLPIHTFTGGIYGYAVMQYYHSRPSSFNFLILFYAFAGCFLLHGTFNYILLIDGNYVTLLPFILAAGFLILEYLLTVSQNMIPIEVLQSIGLFRDDYTVVSKFTRYDSWMRSSQNQISKTAPIPLFRNLSRGKIAVSVFLIVVPTVLYSIYRMFPERIPVLLGGIRTSEFIGLFLIYPIWLCVLTLFRGILNPKFFRERVLRIPLFIAVSIVQEEREYHSLAYSLSGKGFYSPIEKTLKIGDRVYVTFYVAGKEFPNILAIPVWLNVREDDPEFEPGAVFIFVKPPWKLLIWRFSVRAKQQLQNLIHQIAHPGSAHSV; this is encoded by the coding sequence ATGTTCCTTTTCTTAGGATTCGAAGAATTCTTCCTCGCCCTTGTAAAATTCGGCACGGCGGTTTCCGCCGCCGGATTTTATTGGTTTTTCTACCGCAATACCTACTATCATCCGAACCGAGTCAGTTTCGATTTATCCGCGATCTTTTCCGGAGTTCTAACGGTCGGACTTGCGATTTTCCCCGAGTTGTTCATTCAAACTCATCTGGATGAGAATTCCTATTTCGACCGGGCCTTTCAAGGATCTTCCTTACTGGAAGAAGTTCCGAAGCTCATCGTGATCCTTTGGTATTTCAAGGGATTGAAATCTTTGTATAACGCTTCGGACGGGATTTATTTCGGACTTACGTTAGGCGCTTCTTTCGGACTTGTGGAGAATCTTCTCTATGCCCCGATCCTAGAGTTTTGGCCTTTGTTCTTGCGCGCGGTCACTTCTCTTCCGATCCATACGTTTACCGGTGGAATATACGGATATGCGGTGATGCAATACTATCATTCCCGCCCTTCTTCGTTTAATTTTCTGATTTTGTTTTATGCGTTCGCCGGATGTTTTCTGCTCCACGGAACGTTCAATTATATTCTTCTCATAGACGGAAACTATGTGACCTTGTTGCCGTTCATTCTCGCGGCCGGATTTTTGATTTTGGAATATCTACTTACGGTTTCCCAGAACATGATTCCGATCGAAGTGCTTCAATCCATCGGGTTGTTTCGGGACGATTATACGGTGGTTTCCAAATTTACCCGATACGATTCCTGGATGCGTTCGAGTCAGAATCAGATTTCGAAAACCGCGCCGATTCCGTTGTTCCGAAATCTTTCCCGCGGGAAAATCGCGGTTTCGGTTTTTTTGATCGTAGTGCCGACCGTATTGTATTCGATTTATCGAATGTTTCCGGAACGAATTCCCGTATTGCTCGGAGGAATTCGGACTTCGGAATTCATCGGTTTGTTTTTGATTTATCCGATTTGGCTTTGTGTGTTGACGTTGTTCCGAGGAATTCTCAATCCCAAATTCTTCCGGGAAAGAGTATTACGGATTCCTTTGTTTATCGCCGTATCCATCGTTCAGGAAGAACGGGAATATCATTCTTTGGCGTATTCTCTTTCGGGAAAGGGATTTTATTCTCCGATCGAAAAGACCTTGAAAATCGGAGACCGAGTTTACGTGACGTTCTACGTCGCAGGAAAAGAATTTCCTAATATTCTTGCGATTCCGGTTTGGTTGAACGTGCGCGAAGACGATCCCGAGTTCGAACCCGGAGCCGTCTTTATCTTCGTAAAACCGCCTTGGAAATTATTGATCTGGAGATTTTCGGTTCGAGCCAAACAACAACTGCAAAACCTGATTCATCAGATCGCGCATCCGGGATCAGCGCACTCGGTTTAA